In the Ipomoea triloba cultivar NCNSP0323 chromosome 6, ASM357664v1 genome, one interval contains:
- the LOC116022982 gene encoding far upstream element-binding protein 2-like isoform X2, giving the protein MAEEAQYASEAGSNKRKYEEPTSPSPVSRRPTGFSAPISSLSPPDGSAAAVGAPPPPSYNNVPPPMDDFQLAKQRAQEIAARLINSSDPKKPRVDNGGGAPAFESREPQKQMGSTFLPPASNSYGYPGPSKKIEIPNGRVGVIIGKGGETIRYLQLQSGAKIQVTRDMDADPNSQTRGVELMGTPEQIAKAEQLIQDVLSEADSGGSGIVSRRLTGQQSGAEQFVMKVPNNKVGLVIGKGGETIKNMQASTGARIQVIPLHLPPGDTSTERTVQIDGTSDQIEHAKQLVNEVISENRVRNPAMTGAYPQQGYQARPPTSWAPPGGQMQQPGYGYMQPGTYPGPSPQYSMPQPPYPGYPPQPTSAGYGTGWDQSNPNQQTAPGAGYDYYSQVPPQQQQPTPGGPGAAPTDSSSAYGYNQQPSSAYSQGQSYSQDGYNGYHAPAPQSGYPNPVPGYDQQQGYNSTTGYSNTSNPAADGQTPSYGTQSDTSQAPPNQSAGSQPGYHASQPGGYGIPTSQGGYGTQPSAYGNNYGQPPSQKPPTSQPAYGQPQQSPSAQGGYAQPTQRAPSTGYGAPASQPGYGPPPYGAPQMTQSGVPYNSGYGGSGYSQASAYSTDGSGGGGARASYDTAPTSQSSQPTGSAKTSPQS; this is encoded by the exons ATGGCTGAAGAGGCACAGTACGCATCGGAAGCGGGGTCGAACAAGAGGAAGTACGAGGAGCCAACCTCCCCTTCTCCGGTGTCGCGCAGGCCCACCGGATTCTCTGCCCCAATCTCTTCACTGTCTCCTCCCGACGGTTCCGCCGCCGCCGTGGgcgctcctcctcctccttcctACAACAATGTTCCGCCTCCGATGGACGACTTCCAGCTGGCGAAGCAGAGGGCTCAGGAGATCGCTGCTCGGCTAATCAACAGCTCGGATCCAAAGAAGCCCAGGGTTGACAACGGTGGTGGCGCTCCTGCATTTGAATCAAGAGAAC CCCAGAAGCAAATGGGATCTACTTTTCTTCCTCCAGCAAGTAATTCATATGGTTACCCTGGTCCAAGCAAGAAAATAGAGATTCCAAATGGCAGAGTAGGTGTAATCATAGGCAAGGGTGGGGAAACCATTAGGTATCTTCAACTCCAATCTGGAGCAAAGATACAAGTTACCAGAGACATGGATGCTGACCCGAATTCTCAAACTAGAGGGGTTGAACTTATGGGCACTCCAGAGCAGATAGCCAAGGCTGAGCAGCTTATTCAAGATGTTCTTTCTGAG GCTGATTCAGGTGGGTCTGGTATAGTTTCACGAAGGTTAACTGGACAACAGAGTGGAGCTGAACAATTTGTAATGAAAGTCCCAAACAACAAG GTTGGCCTTGTTATTGGCAAAGGTGGAGAAACCATTAAGAACATGCAAGCAAGTACAGGAGCCCGTATTCAG GTGATACCTTTGCATTTGCCACCTGGTGACACTTCAACTGAGAGGACAGTACAGATTGATGGAACTAGTGATCAAATTGAGCATGCAAAACAACTTGTCAATGAAGTTATTAGTGAG AATCGTGTTAGAAATCCAGCAATGACTGGAGCATATCCTCAGCAAGGATATCAGGCACGACCACCAACTAGCTGGGCCCCTCCTGGTGGGCAAATGCAGCAACCTGGTTATGGATATATGCAACCTGGAACATACCCTGGTCCATCACCCCAATATAGCATGCCTCAACCACCATACCCTGGTTATCCCCCTCAACCAACATCTGCTGGATATGGCACTGGCTGGGATCAATCAAATCCAAATCAACAGACAGCTCCTGGAGCTGGTTATGATTACTACAGCCAGGTGCCACCACAGCAGCAGCAACCAACTCCTGGAGGTCCTGGTGCTGCTCCTACTGATAGTAGTAGTGCCTATGGCTACAATCAACAACCATCCTCTGCTTACAGTCAAGGACAAAGTTATTCCCAAGATGGCTATAATGGATATCATGCACCTGCTCCTCAATCTGGCTATCCAAATCCTGTTCCTGGATATGATCAGCAACAAGGTTATAATTCTACAACTGGGTACAGTAATACCTCCAACCCAGCAGCTGATGGCCAGACGCCTTCATATGGGACACAGAGTGATACAAGTCAAGCACCTCCAAATCAGTCAGCGGGCAGCCAACCTGGGTACCATGCTTCCCAGCCTGGGGGGTATGGCATCCCAACTTCTCAAGGTGGATACGGGACACAGCCATCTGCCTATGGCAACAACTATGGACAACCCCCATCTCAAAAGCCTCCAACTAGTCAACCAGCTTATGGGCAGCCACAACAGTCGCCTAGTGCCCAGGGAGGTTATGCACAGCCCACTCAG CGTGCTCCCTCTACTGGATATGGTGCCCCGGCAAGTCAACCGGGTTATGGCCCCCCACCCTATGGGGCACCACAGATGACTCAATCAGGAGTGCCATACAATAGTGGGTATGGTGGTAGTGGTTATTCCCAGGCTTCAGCATACTCCACTGATggaagtggtggtggtggtgcacGGGCGAGCTATGATACAGCACCGACTTCTCAGTCTTCCCAGCCCACTGGGTCAGCTAAAACCTCTCCACAGAGTTga
- the LOC116022982 gene encoding far upstream element-binding protein 1-like isoform X1: MAEEAQYASEAGSNKRKYEEPTSPSPVSRRPTGFSAPISSLSPPDGSAAAVGAPPPPSYNNVPPPMDDFQLAKQRAQEIAARLINSSDPKKPRVDNGGGAPAFESREPQKQMGSTFLPPASNSYGYPGPSKKIEIPNGRVGVIIGKGGETIRYLQLQSGAKIQVTRDMDADPNSQTRGVELMGTPEQIAKAEQLIQDVLSEADSGGSGIVSRRLTGQQSGAEQFVMKVPNNKVGLVIGKGGETIKNMQASTGARIQVIPLHLPPGDTSTERTVQIDGTSDQIEHAKQLVNEVISENRVRNPAMTGAYPQQGYQARPPTSWAPPGGQMQQPGYGYMQPGTYPGPSPQYSMPQPPYPGYPPQPTSAGYGTGWDQSNPNQQTAPGAGYDYYSQVPPQQQQPTPGGPGAAPTDSSSAYGYNQQPSSAYSQGQSYSQDGYNGYHAPAPQSGYPNPVPGYDQQQGYNSTTGYSNTSNPAADGQTPSYGTQSDTSQAPPNQSAGSQPGYHASQPGGYGIPTSQGGYGTQPSAYGNNYGQPPSQKPPTSQPAYGQPQQSPSAQGGYAQPTQVYPHSQPSPTLSGYSQPDSGSQRAPSTGYGAPASQPGYGPPPYGAPQMTQSGVPYNSGYGGSGYSQASAYSTDGSGGGGARASYDTAPTSQSSQPTGSAKTSPQS, encoded by the exons ATGGCTGAAGAGGCACAGTACGCATCGGAAGCGGGGTCGAACAAGAGGAAGTACGAGGAGCCAACCTCCCCTTCTCCGGTGTCGCGCAGGCCCACCGGATTCTCTGCCCCAATCTCTTCACTGTCTCCTCCCGACGGTTCCGCCGCCGCCGTGGgcgctcctcctcctccttcctACAACAATGTTCCGCCTCCGATGGACGACTTCCAGCTGGCGAAGCAGAGGGCTCAGGAGATCGCTGCTCGGCTAATCAACAGCTCGGATCCAAAGAAGCCCAGGGTTGACAACGGTGGTGGCGCTCCTGCATTTGAATCAAGAGAAC CCCAGAAGCAAATGGGATCTACTTTTCTTCCTCCAGCAAGTAATTCATATGGTTACCCTGGTCCAAGCAAGAAAATAGAGATTCCAAATGGCAGAGTAGGTGTAATCATAGGCAAGGGTGGGGAAACCATTAGGTATCTTCAACTCCAATCTGGAGCAAAGATACAAGTTACCAGAGACATGGATGCTGACCCGAATTCTCAAACTAGAGGGGTTGAACTTATGGGCACTCCAGAGCAGATAGCCAAGGCTGAGCAGCTTATTCAAGATGTTCTTTCTGAG GCTGATTCAGGTGGGTCTGGTATAGTTTCACGAAGGTTAACTGGACAACAGAGTGGAGCTGAACAATTTGTAATGAAAGTCCCAAACAACAAG GTTGGCCTTGTTATTGGCAAAGGTGGAGAAACCATTAAGAACATGCAAGCAAGTACAGGAGCCCGTATTCAG GTGATACCTTTGCATTTGCCACCTGGTGACACTTCAACTGAGAGGACAGTACAGATTGATGGAACTAGTGATCAAATTGAGCATGCAAAACAACTTGTCAATGAAGTTATTAGTGAG AATCGTGTTAGAAATCCAGCAATGACTGGAGCATATCCTCAGCAAGGATATCAGGCACGACCACCAACTAGCTGGGCCCCTCCTGGTGGGCAAATGCAGCAACCTGGTTATGGATATATGCAACCTGGAACATACCCTGGTCCATCACCCCAATATAGCATGCCTCAACCACCATACCCTGGTTATCCCCCTCAACCAACATCTGCTGGATATGGCACTGGCTGGGATCAATCAAATCCAAATCAACAGACAGCTCCTGGAGCTGGTTATGATTACTACAGCCAGGTGCCACCACAGCAGCAGCAACCAACTCCTGGAGGTCCTGGTGCTGCTCCTACTGATAGTAGTAGTGCCTATGGCTACAATCAACAACCATCCTCTGCTTACAGTCAAGGACAAAGTTATTCCCAAGATGGCTATAATGGATATCATGCACCTGCTCCTCAATCTGGCTATCCAAATCCTGTTCCTGGATATGATCAGCAACAAGGTTATAATTCTACAACTGGGTACAGTAATACCTCCAACCCAGCAGCTGATGGCCAGACGCCTTCATATGGGACACAGAGTGATACAAGTCAAGCACCTCCAAATCAGTCAGCGGGCAGCCAACCTGGGTACCATGCTTCCCAGCCTGGGGGGTATGGCATCCCAACTTCTCAAGGTGGATACGGGACACAGCCATCTGCCTATGGCAACAACTATGGACAACCCCCATCTCAAAAGCCTCCAACTAGTCAACCAGCTTATGGGCAGCCACAACAGTCGCCTAGTGCCCAGGGAGGTTATGCACAGCCCACTCAGGTATATCCACACTCTCAGCCTTCGCCTACTCTATCTGGTTATTCTCAGCCTGATTCTGGTTCCCAGCGTGCTCCCTCTACTGGATATGGTGCCCCGGCAAGTCAACCGGGTTATGGCCCCCCACCCTATGGGGCACCACAGATGACTCAATCAGGAGTGCCATACAATAGTGGGTATGGTGGTAGTGGTTATTCCCAGGCTTCAGCATACTCCACTGATggaagtggtggtggtggtgcacGGGCGAGCTATGATACAGCACCGACTTCTCAGTCTTCCCAGCCCACTGGGTCAGCTAAAACCTCTCCACAGAGTTga
- the LOC116022984 gene encoding aquaporin PIP2-4-like, whose protein sequence is MGKDIEVGNEYSLKDYQDPPPAPFIDPEELGQWSFYRAIIAEFVATLLFLYVTVLTVIGYKSQTDPHVNGTDACGGVGILGIAWAFGGMIFILVYCTAGISGGHINPAVTFGLFLARKVSLVRAIMYMVAQCLGAICGCGLVKAFQKAYYVRYGGGANELADGYSKGTGLGAEIIGTFVLVYTVFSATDPKRNARDSHVPVLAPLPIGFAVFMVHLATIPVTGTGINPARSFGAAVIYGKDKAWDDQWIFWVGPFIGAAIAALYHQFILRAGALKALGSQRSNA, encoded by the exons ATGGGAAAAGACATTGAGGTTGGGAATGAGTACTCTCTAAAGGACTACCAGGACCCCCCACCAGCACCCTTCATTGACCCAGAGGAGCTGGGTCAATGGTCTTTTTACAGGGCCATCATAGCTGAGTTTGTTGCCACTCTTCTGTTCCTCTACGTCACAGTTCTCACAGTGATCGGATACAAGAGCCAAACAGACCCTCATGTCAATGGCACTGATGCCTGCGGCGGTGTTGGCATTCTTGGCATTGCTTGGGCCTTTGGTGGAATGATCTTTATTCTTGTTTACTGCACTGCCGGCATTTCTG GGGGACACATTAACCCAGCAGTGACATTTGGGCTGTTCTTGGCGAGGAAGGTGTCACTTGTCCGAGCCATAATGTACATGGTGGCTCAGTGCTTAGGAGCCATTTGTGGATGTGGGCTGGTTAAGGCCTTCCAGAAGGCTTATTATGTGAGGTATGGCGGAGGCGCCAACGAGCTGGCTGATGGTTACAGTAAGGGTACTGGCTTGGGTGCTGAGATCATTGGTACATTTGTTCTTGTTTATACTGTCTTCTCTGCCACTGACCCCAAGAGAAATGCCAGAGATTCCCATGTTCCC GTTTTGGCACCACTGCCTATTGGATTTGCTGTATTTATGGTTCACTTGGCAACAATTCCAGTGACGGGGACGGGCATCAACCCAGCAAGGAGTTTTGGAGCAGCTGTGATATATGGGAAAGACAAAGCATGGGATGATCAGTGGATATTCTGGGTTGGACCCTTTATTGGAGCTGCAATTGCTGCCTTATACCATCAGTTCATTCTCAGAGCAGGAGCACTGAAAGCCCTTGGATCACAGAGGAGTAATGCTTAA